GGATGCCTTTGCTTCATCCGCCTCGCCGCGCTGCTCGTCAGCCGACTCGCTCGCTTCCGCCTCCTCGACCTTCGGCTTGTCGGACGCCTGTTCGGGCGAAGACGGCGTGCTGGAACAGCCCGCCATCACGATCAGGCCTGCCAGCAGGACCCCTGTCGGATAGAACCACCTCATGGGCCAGCCTCCTCGACTTGCAGCGCATGCAGGGTGCCGTCCTGGTGGCGCAGGACCGCGACCTCGGCCTCTGGATCGACCGAGCTCACCCGCCAACTCGTCTCGCCCACGGCCTCGCCGGAGCGATAGCGCCCGGTCTCTCCGTCATGGGCCAGGATGACCAGTGCGGACCCGGCCCAATGCTCGAAGCCGAGTAGACGGGCATCCTCGAGCCTCGGGTTCTCCGGTGCCTCCTCCAGGGTGGTGAGCCGCTCATCCAGCGCGTCGAGCCGGTCCTCGCTGACCCCGGGGATCTGCTGCTCCAGGGCCTCGAGCTCTGCGGCCAGGTCCCCGGTTTGCTGCTCCAGTTGAGCGACTCGATCGGCCGACGGCAGCCCTGTCAGTGCCTCCTCATGCGCAGACAGGGCCTGCTCGATTTCCTGCAGCCCGGACTCCTGAGCCTGCTCCAGGGCATCGATTGCCTGTTCCTGGTCCGCCGCCACCTCCTGCAGCTGATTCTCGAGCTCCTGCTCCAGGGTCTGGACACGCTGCGCAACCTGGGCTAGCTCCGGGGCCGGCTCGGCGCCCTCCTCGTCGTCCCCACCGGCGCCGAGCACGGCTCCAAGGACGACGAGCACGACGAGAACACCTGCGCCAGGGAGGGCGAAGCGTTTGAGGCGAGCGCCGGTGCCGGTTACGGCTGCCTGGTGTTCCTGGCCTTCCTCGCTTGCGCCATCACCGAAGATGGACGCCTCGAGGTCCGCTCCGTGGTCGGCTTCATCGGCCGAACCAGGATCCGGGGTCTCGACGCTCCTGGGGCCAGCGGATGCCTCGTGCGGCTCGCCCGCCTGCGCGTCGGTCTGGCGCTCGCCTTCGGAAGCATCGGAGTGTTGCCGCTGGGTATGCTTTCGCCGGCTCATTGGGTCACCTCGTCAAACCACGACTCAGCCTTATCCGGATCGCCGGCCTCGATCTCCTCGGTGTCGGGGATCTCCAGCATGGCGCCGGCCATCAGCAGATTCGGGTCGCCGCCGATGAAGGCCTGGGGGTTGGCCTCGTAGAGGGCCCGGCTCGCGACCTTCGGATGTCTTGGCGCGACATGCGCTGCGATCTGGTAGAGGCTGGCGCCGCGGGCGATTGGCCCAAGGGTCCGCGGTTCCTCCGGGTCGTCCCGTTCGGTCGTGAGCCGCTCCGCATTGGCCTCCGCCCCCTCCCGGTACGGCGGCTTCGGCTCATAGGTCACCGCGCGCGCGACCGGGTCGATAAGCAGTCGCCCCGAAGTTCGTCAGCTAATCGCGTAACTTCCCGTTTTGCTTACACCTCGTAAGCGAAAAATGCCACAACAGGCCTTCAGGCGGGCCGTTTCGGGACCTCGATGCCGACGTCTTTGAACAGCTCCAGTTGCTCCGGTGATGGCTTGGTCACGCCCTCGAAGTCGCGGCCACCGATGCGCACGGTGTGGCGCTGGATCTGACGCAGCGTACGCAGGGCGCGCTCCGGGGAGAGTGTGCTGCCGGCGGCCTTGAGCCGCTGGCGCAGCATCCGGTGGAGGACCAGCGCGAGAAAGCAGATCAGCGCGTGAGCCCTGATGCGTTCCGGGAGCCGGTGATAGACCGGTGCGATCTCGATATCGCTTTTCAGAACCCGGAATCCGCGCTCGATGTCGGCCAGTGAGCGGTAGCGTGCGACAATCTGATCGGCGCTGCTATCGGTCAGACTGGTGACCAGCAGCAGCTTCCCATCGAGCCGATCCGCAGCCGCCCAGGCCGCCTCGTCGATGTTGTACTGGAACTGGCTCGAGGCGAGATCGGCCCGCACGATCGAAGACAGCCGCTTATCCAGCACCGCCTTGTGAAAACGCTGGTAGGCGCTTCGGTCGCTGGAGCGCCGACCACGCTGCGGCATACCGGCGTCTTGCTTGACCAGCCGCTCGGCCAGGCGCTCGCCCAGAGC
This DNA window, taken from Halorhodospira halophila, encodes the following:
- a CDS encoding IS1634 family transposase, translating into ERLLKRFALKRMVVVADRGLLSLDNVETLEALGAEQGLAVDYILAVPGRRYSEFTDVIERLHPELAEQAQRTGAESVVETHWQGRRLVIAHNAQRAAEQNAARRRNIEELDALGERLAERLVKQDAGMPQRGRRSSDRSAYQRFHKAVLDKRLSSIVRADLASSQFQYNIDEAAWAAADRLDGKLLLVTSLTDSSADQIVARYRSLADIERGFRVLKSDIEIAPVYHRLPERIRAHALICFLALVLHRMLRQRLKAAGSTLSPERALRTLRQIQRHTVRIGGRDFEGVTKPSPEQLELFKDVGIEVPKRPA